A single Lolium perenne isolate Kyuss_39 chromosome 6, Kyuss_2.0, whole genome shotgun sequence DNA region contains:
- the LOC127310043 gene encoding uncharacterized protein, with amino-acid sequence MKTMGITTDMLQESNTGFHGIIPTLPAYPLGKISMDVVFGKPDNFRKERLELEVVNGESQYHAILGRPAYAKFMAVPHSGYLMLKMPGNNRTTITVRRSLSRSDNCDKDFQKIASKFEVKEELNALDDHFPLPHIDQIVNSTAGCERLSLLEAYSGYNQMKLKEEDQ; translated from the exons ATGAAGACAATGGGCATCACAACCGACATGCTGCAAGAATCCAACACAGGTTTCCATGGCATCATCCCGACCCTGCCCGCATACCCTCTCGGCAAGATCTCCATGGATGTTGTCTTCGGCAAACCCGATAACTTTAGGAAGGAACGACTCGAGTTAGAGGTAGTTAATGGggaatcgcagtaccacgctatcCTCGGGAGGCCAGCATATGCCAAATTCATGGCAGTGCCCCACTCTGGGTACCTAATGCTCAAAATGCCAGGCAACAACAGGACCACAATCACCGTTCGCAGAAGCTTGTCACGATCCGATAACTGCGACAAAGACTTTCAAAAGATCGCCTCCAAGTTTGAGGTCAAGGAGGAGCTCAATGCACTAGAC GACCACTTCCCGCTGCCGCACATCGACCAGATCGTCAACTCCACGGCGGGCTGCGAGCGCCTGTCCTTGCTCGAAGCTTactccggctacaaccaaatgaagctgaaggaggaagatCAGTAG